A region of the Clostridium estertheticum subsp. estertheticum genome:
TAAAGGTAAAGAAAATGAAAAAGTAGTTTTCTCATTTAGAATGCTGTTAACTAAAACCTCTCCTTTTAATCTTTCTACAAGTTTTTTAACTATTGCAAGTCCCAACCCACTTCCATGAAATTTTCCATTTCTTGAAGTTTCTCCGATATATAATCTATCAAATATAAATGGAGTGTCCTTCTCCGCAATACCTGCTCCTCCATTCCATATATCTACCCAAACCATAGAGTTTTCTCCTCTGACTTTTATACCAATTATTTTTTCATCTTTTCCATATCTAAGTGCATTAATTAAGAGGTTAGATAATATTCTATCAATTGCTTTACTATCTCCCCAGACAAAAAAATCTTTTTCTGCTATCTCAATGATAGGTTCAATATTTTCATTAACAAATTCTTGATAAAATCCTACTAATACATCTTGAATCATATTGGTCAAATTGATTTTTTCTACTTTAATTAGTACATCTTCTGCTTCTATTTTAGAAAAGCGAAAAAATTCTTCAAGTAACGAATATAATTTTTGTGACTTAGAATATACTATATCCAAAAAATACTTTTTTTCTTTATCATTTAACTTTGAATCCTTCTGTATAGCCTCTAGATATCCAAGTATAGATGTTAATGGAGTCCTTAAATCATGCGAAATATTGGCCACCATTTTTTTCCTCGATTCTTCTAGATATTGTTTTTTTTCAGCGATCCTCTGAAATTCATCTATTATATAATTTAAATTAACACCCAGGTTTTGTATAGCCTTAGTTGAAGAATAAAATCGTACCCTAATATTAAAATTACCACCTTTTATTTTCTCTAATGTTCTATTTATTTCATTTATTTGCTTAGAAAAATAAATATTATTAAATATCAAAATACAACATATGCATACTAATATACAAACAATGTATATATTCATCATTACATCTCCCCCAACTTGTAACCTATTCCCCAAACTGTTTTTATATATTTAGGTTTAGAGGAATTATCCTCAATTTTATTTCTCAGACGACTTATATGTACCATTACAGTATTCTCATCAGTCATATATTCCTCTTTCCAAACAGCACTGAAAAGTTGAGACTTAGTGAATACTTTGTTTGGATAAGTCATAAAAAGTTTTAGTATCTCAAATTCCTTTGAAGTAAGTGGTATATTTTTTTTGCAAACTTTAAGTTCATAAGTATTTAAATCTAATTGAAGATTTCCGTGTTTTAATACTTCATCTTCCTCAAACTCGCTATTATTAAATTGTAAATACCTTCTTAATTGAGATTTAACTCTGGCGATAACTTCTCCTATATCAAAAGGCTTAGTAATATAGTCGTCAGCACCTAACTCAAGTCCAAATATTTTATCTGTTTGTTCATGTTTCGCCGATAAAATAATTACTGGGATTGTACCTTTTTCCCTAATTTTTAAAAGTACTTGTCCCCCATTGAGTTTTGGCAACATTAAATCTAATATAACCAATTGATAAGTCTTATTTTCAAATTTACATACAGCTTCTATACCATCAAAACAACAATCTACAATATATCCTTCCTTTCTTAGATATTTTGTAATAAGATAGTTAATTTCGTTATCATCTTCAACTACTAAAATACTTATATATTCCATATATACTCCCCATTCCCATAACTTACATTTATTTTTATCTCGCCGTTCTGAATAATAATTATAGTATACTACAAAATCTATCAATACCATATGGGTTACAGCAACCATTCATGATCCATCCCCAAGTTTGTAAATTTACGCTTTGCGAGCATTACCCAATTATAGTTTTATAATACTTTAAATACACTATAGTATTGACAAAAGGGATTAAATAATGTATATATAGTATATATACATTATACTCTTTCAAAATAAACAAGAGTTTATTAAAAGAAACTGCTAGGAGATAAAATATGGACATTACTATTATAATTTCAAATTTATCAAACGATCCTATATATCTGCAAATTATTGATCAGATTAAAGGACTAATATTTTCTGGTGAAATAAAAGAAGGTGATGCACTTCCATCTATGC
Encoded here:
- a CDS encoding response regulator transcription factor is translated as MEYISILVVEDDNEINYLITKYLRKEGYIVDCCFDGIEAVCKFENKTYQLVILDLMLPKLNGGQVLLKIREKGTIPVIILSAKHEQTDKIFGLELGADDYITKPFDIGEVIARVKSQLRRYLQFNNSEFEEDEVLKHGNLQLDLNTYELKVCKKNIPLTSKEFEILKLFMTYPNKVFTKSQLFSAVWKEEYMTDENTVMVHISRLRNKIEDNSSKPKYIKTVWGIGYKLGEM
- a CDS encoding sensor histidine kinase, whose translation is MMNIYIVCILVCICCILIFNNIYFSKQINEINRTLEKIKGGNFNIRVRFYSSTKAIQNLGVNLNYIIDEFQRIAEKKQYLEESRKKMVANISHDLRTPLTSILGYLEAIQKDSKLNDKEKKYFLDIVYSKSQKLYSLLEEFFRFSKIEAEDVLIKVEKINLTNMIQDVLVGFYQEFVNENIEPIIEIAEKDFFVWGDSKAIDRILSNLLINALRYGKDEKIIGIKVRGENSMVWVDIWNGGAGIAEKDTPFIFDRLYIGETSRNGKFHGSGLGLAIVKKLVERLKGEVLVNSILNEKTTFSFSLPLYK